In the Gossypium arboreum isolate Shixiya-1 chromosome 10, ASM2569848v2, whole genome shotgun sequence genome, one interval contains:
- the LOC108463385 gene encoding putative disease resistance protein At1g50180 yields MAEAIVSLAVERISDLLIHEAVFLKDVKDQVESLNAELKRMQCFLKDADRKLEQDARFQNRVSEIRDLAYDAEDAIDSFILERAHQGGFQGIVKRFTSICTKPSHLHKIGVQVRAIQTKQQNISKNLPAYEISRDGEGSSSLLQQRLRRTYSHVEEEDVVSLEVSTKDVMTKLMTEEDRLHAVVSTVGMGGIGKTTLARKVYNHVDVRRHFDYMAWVYISQQCKPREVLLTVLMKILSPSKDERELFEKLEESELMKRLFDALKEKRYLIVLDDIWGSDDWDSLKPAFPRGGKGSKILFTTRNRNVALYADPCNTPMELSFLVDDESWNLLCRKAFPRSKMGSQCCSQEFEKFGREMVKKCGGLPLAIVVLGSLLARKQSVDQWETVHKNLFHGHLKGLQQHDHQYGAVNRILVLSYNDLPYHLKPCFLYLAHYPEDWEISKKNSFNSGSLKVSFHHYWKAKKS; encoded by the coding sequence ATGGCAGAGGCTATTGTGTCCTTAGCTGTTGAAAGAATTTCtgatttactcatccatgaagcTGTTTTCCTCAAAGATGTGAAAGATCAAGTTGAGAGCCTAAACGCTGAACTTAAGCGAATGCAGTGTTTCTTGAAGGACGCGGATCGCAAGCTTGAACAAGATGCGCGTTTCCAGAATCGGGTGTCGGAAATCAGAGATCTTGCTTACGATGCTGAAGATGCTATCGACTCCTTCATCCTTGAACGTGCACATCAAGGAGGCTTTCAAGGAATCGTCAAGAGATTCACCTCCATTTGCACCAAACCTTCGCATCTGCACAAAATAGGGGTGCAGGTCAGAGCAATCCAGACCAAGCAACAAAACATTTCCAAGAATCTTCCAGCTTATGAGATATCCCGTGATGGAGAAGGCTCTAGCTCACTTTTGCAGCAACGGTTAAGAAGGACATACTCACATGTCGAGGAAGAGGACGTTGTTAGCTTGGAGGTTAGCACGAAGGATGTCATGACCAAGTTGATGACTGAAGAAGATAGACTCCATGCCGTCGTTTCGACAGTCGGCATGGGGGGCATTGGTAAGACTACTCTTGCCAGAAAAGTATATAATCATGTTGATGTGAGACGCCATTTTGATTACATGGCTTGGGTTTATATATCTCAACAATGTAAGCCGAGAGAAGTTTTGCTTACTGTCTTGATGAAAATTCTCTCTCCTTCTAAAGATGAAAGAGAGCTATTTGAGAAACTGGAAGAGAGTGAGCTGATGAAAAGGCTTTTTGACGCTTTGAAAGAAAAGCGGTATTTGATTGTCCTCGATGATATTTGGGGAAGCGATGATTGGGATAGTCTTAAACCCGCTTTTCCACGAGGAGGAAAGGGAAGCAAAATATTGTTCACAACACGCAACAGGAATGTGGCTTTATACGCCGATCCTTGCAACACTCCCATGGAGCTCTCATTTCTTGTAGATGATGAAAGTTGGAATCTTTTGTGTAGGAAAGCATTCCCACGGAGCAAAATGGGTTCTCAATGCTGCTCACAAGAATTTGAGAAATTCGGAAGAGAGATGGTGAAAAAATGTGGAGGTCTACCTTTAGCAATTGTTGTCTTGGGAAGCTTGCTAGCAAGAAAACAATCAGTGGATCAATGGGAGACGGTTCACAAAAACCTTTTCCATGGACACTTAAAAGGGCTCCAACAACATGATCATCAATATGGTGCGGTGAACAGGATTTTGGTTTTAAGCTACAATGATTTGCCTTATCATTTAAAACCATGCTTTCTGTATCTTGCTCATTATCCAGAAGATTGGGAAATATCAAAAAAGAACTCATTCAATAGTGGATCGCTGAAGGTTTCATTTCACCATTATTGGAAAGCGAAGAAATCTTGA